In Brassica rapa cultivar Chiifu-401-42 chromosome A06, CAAS_Brap_v3.01, whole genome shotgun sequence, a single window of DNA contains:
- the LOC103873655 gene encoding protein HIRA isoform X1: MIAEKPVWVKHEGLQQIFSIDVQPNGERFATGGGDHKVRIWNMKSVDRDLQNLDPKERLLATLRDHFGSVNCVRWAKHGRYVASGSDDHVIQVHERKPGSGTTEFGSGEAPDVENWKAVMTLRGHTADVVDINWSPDDSMLASGSLDNTVHIWNMRTGICTTVLRGHLSLVKGVTWDPIGSFVASQSDDKTVIIWRTSDWSMAHRTVGHWEKSLGTTFFRRLGWSPCGHFITTTHGYQKPRHSAPVLERGEWSESFDFLGHNAPIIVVKFNHSMFKRSTSSAQEMRRAGWSNGSSKSGGKDLQPYNVIAIGSQDRTITVWTTASPRPLFVAKHFFGQSVVDLSWSPDGYSLFACSLDGTVAMIHFEPKELGVKLTDTELDELKKNRYGDVRGRQANLVESPAQLLLETVSTKLAGGKRAASDVQANQVTAKPSANAESTAKKRKYQVDDQNKKEEACGDTLSKASTPSRVSNPVNQKVYRRPDGRKRIIPEAVGVPQQENNISINEHSNNFPPAPSAAPSKINSRDFPVEPPSIKDSSTKEIAIRNPDLNNERPRITARATISESLVIEKVPGASARDGVLNVEQSVGIKGSSSRDLLIRVFDWKQGEATAPVCLEACPKEHALDTVGVVSTSTIKETEVVCKRSGETLWSDRIMGSVTVLAGNPNFWAVGCEDGTLQIYTKCGRRAMPTMMMGSAATFIDCDDSWKLLLVTRKGSLYVWDLFNRKCILHDSLSSLVSSDTNLSSAVEGSIKVISVKLSKSGSPLVVLATRHAFLFDTSLMCWLRVADDCFPASNFSSSWNLGSAPCGELAGLQVDVRKYMARKPGWNRIADDGVQTRAHLESQFASSLALESPNEYRQCLLAYVRFLAREADESRLREVCESFLGPPTGMAEAATSDTNLCWDPYVLGVKKHKLLRNDILPAMASNRKVQRLLSEFMDLLSEYENTELAEAATKESAPTIDCSGVPSSLDQMDSDPPAVTATTPLTIDNDKQVSLETGIMCEKSGSEAQERHDQSLRDPGA; encoded by the exons ATGATTGCGGAGAAACCCGTATGGGTAAAACATGAAGGATTGCAGCAGATATTCTCCATTGATGTTCAACCAAACGGTGAACGCTTTGCCACAGGCGGTGGTGATCACAAG GTCCGGATATGGAACATGAAGTCTGTGGACAGGGATTTGCAAAACTTAGATCCAAAAGAGAGGCTTCTGGCAACCCTTCGTGATCACTTTGGGTCTGTCAACTGTGTTAGGTGGGCTAAACACGGTAGGTACGTGGCATCTGGTTCTGACGATCATGTGATTCAAGTCCATGAGAGGAAGCCTGGTTCAGGCACTACTGAGTTTGGTAGTGGAGAAGCCCCAGATGTTGAGAACTGGAAAGCTGTTATGACTCTCAGGGGGCACACTGCCGATGTG GTGGATATCAATTGGTCTCCAGATGATTCAATGCTCGCTAGTGGGAGCTTGGACAACACCGTCCATATATGGAACATGCGCACTGGCATTTGCACTACTGTTCTCAGGGGCCACTTGAGCTTGGTCAAAGGTGTTACCTGGGATCCTATCGGCTCCTTTGTCGCTAGCCAATCTGATGACAAAACTGTCATTATATGGCGAACAAGCGATTGGAGCATGGCTCACAGAACTGTTGGTCACTGGGAAAAATCG CTCGGAACCACATTTTTCAGGCGACTTGGGTGGTCTCCTTGTGGGCACTTCATAACCACCACTCACGGGTATCAGAAGCCGAGGCATTCTGCTCCTGTTTTAGAAAGAGGGGAATGGTCTGAATCATTTGACTTCTTAGGTCACAATGCTCCAATAATTGTTGTCAAGTTCAATCATTCAATGTTTAAGAGAAGCACTTCTAGTGCCCAAGAAATGAGACGAGCTGGATGGAGCAATGGGAGTTCCAAATCAGGGGGGAAAGATTTGCAGCCATACAACGTTATTGCAATAGGGAGTCAAGACCGCACTATTACCGTATGGACCACTGCAAGTCCTCGCCCTCTTTTCGTCGCCAAGCATTTCTTTGGCCAAAGTGTTGTTGATCTTTCTTG GAGTCCCGACGGATATTCACTTTTTGCATGTTCCTTAGACGGAACAGTGGCCATGATTCACTTTGAACCAAAAGAACTTGGTGTTAAGCTCACCGATACTGAACTTGACGAATTGAAGAAAAATCGATATGGGGATGTAAGAGGCCGGCAAGCAAACTTAGTCGAGAGTCCAGCTCAGTTATTACTCGAAACAGTCTCTACAAAGCTAGCCGGTGGTAAGAGGGCGGCTTCAGATGTCCAAGCAAACCAGGTGACAGCGAAACCCTCTGCAAATGCGGAGAGCACTGCAAAGAAGAGGAAATATCAGGTCGATGATCAGAATAAGAAAGAGGAGGCTTGTGGTGACACATTGAGTAAAGCGTCAACTCCAAGTCGGGTATCTAATCCTGTGAATCAAAAAGTGTATAGAAGGCCTGATGGAAGAAAGAGGATCATCCCTGAAGCCGTTGGAGTTCCCCAGCAGGAGAATAATATCTCCATTAACGAGCATTCCAATAATTTTCCGCCAGCTCCCTCTGCTGCTCCTAGCAAGATAAATAGTAGAGATTTTCCTGTGGAGCCTCCTAGCATTAAGGATTCATCCACGAAAGAAATAGCGATCAGGAACCCTGATCTTAACAACGAGCGTCCAAGGATTACAGCTCGTGCTACCATTTCTGAAAGCCTTGTTATTGAGAAGGTACCTGGAGCCTCTGCTAGAGATGGAGTTTTAAATGTTGAGCAATCTGTAGGTATAAAGGGATCTTCTAGCAGGGATCTGTTGATAAGGGTATTTGATTGGAAACAAGGGGAAGCAACGGCCCCTGTTTGCTTAGAGGCTTGTCCAAAGGAGCACGCTTTGGACACTGTTGGTGTAGTAAGTACATCTACCATCAAGGAAACGGAGGTTGTTTGCAAAAGATCAGGTGAAACTCTTTGGTCTGATCGGATTATGGGGAGTGTCACAGTTTTGGCTGGTAATCCAAACTTTTGGGCGGTTGGCTGCGAAGATGGAACCCTCCAG ATTTACACAAAATGTGGAAGGCGTGCCATGCCTACAATGATGATGGGATCTGCCGCAACATTCATAGATTGTGACGATAGCTGGAAACTGCTGCTTGTCACGAGAAAAGGATCGTTATATGTGTGGGATCTATTCAATAGGAAATGCATCCTCCATGACTCTTTATCCTCTTTGGTCTCTTCCGATACCAATTTATCTTCTGCAGTAGAAG GTTCGATAAAAGTCATTTCTGTGAAATTATCCAAATCTGGTTCTCCGCTTGTAGTTCTAGCCACACGCCATGCATTCCTCTTCGATACGAGTCTAATGTGCTGGCTGAGAGTGGCTGACGACTGCTTCCCGGCCTCAAATTTCAGTAGCTCCTGGAATTTAGGCTCAGCTCCATGCGGAGAGCTTGCTGGCTTACAGGTTGATGTGAGAAAGTACATGGCTAGAAAGCCAGGATGGAACAG GATAGCTGATGATGGAGTGCAAACACGTGCACATTTGGAATCTCAATTTGCATCCTCTCTTGCGTTGGAGTCTCCTAACGAGTACCGCCAGTGCCTCCTCGCCTATGTTAGGTTTCTAGCAAG AGAGGCAGACGAGTCAAGACTAAGAGAAGTGTGCGAGAGCTTTCTTGGACCTCCTACTGGTATGGCTGAAGCAGCAACCTCAGACACAAACTTGTGTTGGGATCCATATGTTCTG ggGGTGAAGAAGCATAAACTACTGAGAAACGATATTCTTCCTGCGATGGCGTCAAACAGAAAGGTGCAGCGTCTACTCAGCGAGTTCATGGATCTTTTATCTGAATACGAAAACACAGAACTAGCAGAGGCTGCAACTAAGGAGTCGGCACCAACCATAGACTGTAGTGGAGTCCCATCTTCACTGGATCAAATGGATTCTGATCCTCCAGCAGTGACAGCTACAACTCCTTTGACAATAGACAATGACAAACAGGTTTCTCTGGAGACGGGTATTATGTGTGAGAAATCGGGTTCTGAAGCCCAGGAAAGGCACGACCAGAGTTTAAGAGACCCGGGTGCTTGA
- the LOC103873655 gene encoding protein HIRA isoform X2 gives MLASGSLDNTVHIWNMRTGICTTVLRGHLSLVKGVTWDPIGSFVASQSDDKTVIIWRTSDWSMAHRTVGHWEKSLGTTFFRRLGWSPCGHFITTTHGYQKPRHSAPVLERGEWSESFDFLGHNAPIIVVKFNHSMFKRSTSSAQEMRRAGWSNGSSKSGGKDLQPYNVIAIGSQDRTITVWTTASPRPLFVAKHFFGQSVVDLSWSPDGYSLFACSLDGTVAMIHFEPKELGVKLTDTELDELKKNRYGDVRGRQANLVESPAQLLLETVSTKLAGGKRAASDVQANQVTAKPSANAESTAKKRKYQVDDQNKKEEACGDTLSKASTPSRVSNPVNQKVYRRPDGRKRIIPEAVGVPQQENNISINEHSNNFPPAPSAAPSKINSRDFPVEPPSIKDSSTKEIAIRNPDLNNERPRITARATISESLVIEKVPGASARDGVLNVEQSVGIKGSSSRDLLIRVFDWKQGEATAPVCLEACPKEHALDTVGVVSTSTIKETEVVCKRSGETLWSDRIMGSVTVLAGNPNFWAVGCEDGTLQIYTKCGRRAMPTMMMGSAATFIDCDDSWKLLLVTRKGSLYVWDLFNRKCILHDSLSSLVSSDTNLSSAVEGSIKVISVKLSKSGSPLVVLATRHAFLFDTSLMCWLRVADDCFPASNFSSSWNLGSAPCGELAGLQVDVRKYMARKPGWNRIADDGVQTRAHLESQFASSLALESPNEYRQCLLAYVRFLAREADESRLREVCESFLGPPTGMAEAATSDTNLCWDPYVLGVKKHKLLRNDILPAMASNRKVQRLLSEFMDLLSEYENTELAEAATKESAPTIDCSGVPSSLDQMDSDPPAVTATTPLTIDNDKQVSLETGIMCEKSGSEAQERHDQSLRDPGA, from the exons ATGCTCGCTAGTGGGAGCTTGGACAACACCGTCCATATATGGAACATGCGCACTGGCATTTGCACTACTGTTCTCAGGGGCCACTTGAGCTTGGTCAAAGGTGTTACCTGGGATCCTATCGGCTCCTTTGTCGCTAGCCAATCTGATGACAAAACTGTCATTATATGGCGAACAAGCGATTGGAGCATGGCTCACAGAACTGTTGGTCACTGGGAAAAATCG CTCGGAACCACATTTTTCAGGCGACTTGGGTGGTCTCCTTGTGGGCACTTCATAACCACCACTCACGGGTATCAGAAGCCGAGGCATTCTGCTCCTGTTTTAGAAAGAGGGGAATGGTCTGAATCATTTGACTTCTTAGGTCACAATGCTCCAATAATTGTTGTCAAGTTCAATCATTCAATGTTTAAGAGAAGCACTTCTAGTGCCCAAGAAATGAGACGAGCTGGATGGAGCAATGGGAGTTCCAAATCAGGGGGGAAAGATTTGCAGCCATACAACGTTATTGCAATAGGGAGTCAAGACCGCACTATTACCGTATGGACCACTGCAAGTCCTCGCCCTCTTTTCGTCGCCAAGCATTTCTTTGGCCAAAGTGTTGTTGATCTTTCTTG GAGTCCCGACGGATATTCACTTTTTGCATGTTCCTTAGACGGAACAGTGGCCATGATTCACTTTGAACCAAAAGAACTTGGTGTTAAGCTCACCGATACTGAACTTGACGAATTGAAGAAAAATCGATATGGGGATGTAAGAGGCCGGCAAGCAAACTTAGTCGAGAGTCCAGCTCAGTTATTACTCGAAACAGTCTCTACAAAGCTAGCCGGTGGTAAGAGGGCGGCTTCAGATGTCCAAGCAAACCAGGTGACAGCGAAACCCTCTGCAAATGCGGAGAGCACTGCAAAGAAGAGGAAATATCAGGTCGATGATCAGAATAAGAAAGAGGAGGCTTGTGGTGACACATTGAGTAAAGCGTCAACTCCAAGTCGGGTATCTAATCCTGTGAATCAAAAAGTGTATAGAAGGCCTGATGGAAGAAAGAGGATCATCCCTGAAGCCGTTGGAGTTCCCCAGCAGGAGAATAATATCTCCATTAACGAGCATTCCAATAATTTTCCGCCAGCTCCCTCTGCTGCTCCTAGCAAGATAAATAGTAGAGATTTTCCTGTGGAGCCTCCTAGCATTAAGGATTCATCCACGAAAGAAATAGCGATCAGGAACCCTGATCTTAACAACGAGCGTCCAAGGATTACAGCTCGTGCTACCATTTCTGAAAGCCTTGTTATTGAGAAGGTACCTGGAGCCTCTGCTAGAGATGGAGTTTTAAATGTTGAGCAATCTGTAGGTATAAAGGGATCTTCTAGCAGGGATCTGTTGATAAGGGTATTTGATTGGAAACAAGGGGAAGCAACGGCCCCTGTTTGCTTAGAGGCTTGTCCAAAGGAGCACGCTTTGGACACTGTTGGTGTAGTAAGTACATCTACCATCAAGGAAACGGAGGTTGTTTGCAAAAGATCAGGTGAAACTCTTTGGTCTGATCGGATTATGGGGAGTGTCACAGTTTTGGCTGGTAATCCAAACTTTTGGGCGGTTGGCTGCGAAGATGGAACCCTCCAG ATTTACACAAAATGTGGAAGGCGTGCCATGCCTACAATGATGATGGGATCTGCCGCAACATTCATAGATTGTGACGATAGCTGGAAACTGCTGCTTGTCACGAGAAAAGGATCGTTATATGTGTGGGATCTATTCAATAGGAAATGCATCCTCCATGACTCTTTATCCTCTTTGGTCTCTTCCGATACCAATTTATCTTCTGCAGTAGAAG GTTCGATAAAAGTCATTTCTGTGAAATTATCCAAATCTGGTTCTCCGCTTGTAGTTCTAGCCACACGCCATGCATTCCTCTTCGATACGAGTCTAATGTGCTGGCTGAGAGTGGCTGACGACTGCTTCCCGGCCTCAAATTTCAGTAGCTCCTGGAATTTAGGCTCAGCTCCATGCGGAGAGCTTGCTGGCTTACAGGTTGATGTGAGAAAGTACATGGCTAGAAAGCCAGGATGGAACAG GATAGCTGATGATGGAGTGCAAACACGTGCACATTTGGAATCTCAATTTGCATCCTCTCTTGCGTTGGAGTCTCCTAACGAGTACCGCCAGTGCCTCCTCGCCTATGTTAGGTTTCTAGCAAG AGAGGCAGACGAGTCAAGACTAAGAGAAGTGTGCGAGAGCTTTCTTGGACCTCCTACTGGTATGGCTGAAGCAGCAACCTCAGACACAAACTTGTGTTGGGATCCATATGTTCTG ggGGTGAAGAAGCATAAACTACTGAGAAACGATATTCTTCCTGCGATGGCGTCAAACAGAAAGGTGCAGCGTCTACTCAGCGAGTTCATGGATCTTTTATCTGAATACGAAAACACAGAACTAGCAGAGGCTGCAACTAAGGAGTCGGCACCAACCATAGACTGTAGTGGAGTCCCATCTTCACTGGATCAAATGGATTCTGATCCTCCAGCAGTGACAGCTACAACTCCTTTGACAATAGACAATGACAAACAGGTTTCTCTGGAGACGGGTATTATGTGTGAGAAATCGGGTTCTGAAGCCCAGGAAAGGCACGACCAGAGTTTAAGAGACCCGGGTGCTTGA